The Elgaria multicarinata webbii isolate HBS135686 ecotype San Diego chromosome 1, rElgMul1.1.pri, whole genome shotgun sequence genome has a window encoding:
- the LOC134405584 gene encoding uncharacterized protein LOC134405584: MLPDEDRDDLCAAIAMLILLLSEYQRLRAQVAARRRQLREQLGRWLLRRSKLRAALCRTRLAMLAAYGDYVRETRRRFWARPRSKDWWENFVLKEWDDEQWLSHFRMSRGTFFEIVEELRPHLDRRLTVMRRPIPVEKRLAITLWRLATPCVYRTTAEQFGVGCSTAAQIVLEVCFAMEVTLLARTVKIGNVAEIMHGFGELGFPHCVGAVDGSHIPLQSPIHQASEYINRKDEYSMILQGTCDHKGRFINVEIGWSGKNHDAYVFANSGLCETMDAGVFVPTHPTIRLHGQQIPPLIIADGAYPLREWLMKPYGGALTPQQAHFNRCLRRARLVVEQAFGRLKGRWRSIGVRLELAEENIPSVISACVILHNICETKGHAMLVEAAEHNSVELATLGEPYVNEANRHTREGHKVRDAVREFLWANRH; encoded by the exons atgctccctgacgaggaccgtgacgatctttgcgcggccatagccatgctgatcttgcttctgtcggagtatcagcgcctccgtgcacaggtggctgccaggcggcggcagttgcgggaacaactggggaggtggctactccgccgcagcaagctgcgggccgccctctgccgaacgaggctagccatgctggccgcgtatggcgactacgtccgcgagacacgccgccgcttctgggcccggccgaggagcaaggactggtgggagaactttgtcctgaaggagtgggacgatgagcaatggctgagccatttccgcatgagcaggggcaccttttttgaaatcgtggaggagttgcggccgcatctggacaggaggttgactgtcatgcgtagacctatcccagtggagaaacgcctagccatcaccctatggaggctggctaccccttgcgtctacaggaccacagcagagcagttcggggtaggctgctctacggcggcacaaatagtcctggaggtgtgctttgccatggaagtgaccctcctagctcgtacagtcaagattgggaacgtggcagag atcatgcatggttttggggagctggggttccctcattgtgtgggcgcggtggatggcagccatattcctctccaatctccgatacaccaagcctcagaatacataaacaggaaggatgagtactccatgattctgcaggggacctgcgaccacaaggggcggttcatcaatgtggaaataggatggagcggcaagaaccatgatgcctatgtctttgccaactcaggcctctgtgagacgatggatgcaggtgtcttcgtgcctacccatccaacaatcagattgcacggccagcagattccacccctcattattgcggatggcgcgtaccctttgcgtgagtggttgatgaaaccctatggtggggcactcactccacagcaagcccacttcaaccgctgtcttaggcgagcacgccttgtggtggagcaggcgttcggccgcctcaaggggaggtggcggagcataggcgtgcgcctggagctggccgaagaaaacatcccttcggtcatcagtgcttgcgtcatcctgcacaacatctgcgaaaccaaggggcacgccatgctcgtggaggcggcggagcacaattctgttgagctggctactctgggcgagccctacgtcaatgaggccaatcgccacacccgggaagggcacaaggtgcgggatgctgtcagagagttcctgtgggctaaccgccactga